In the Zingiber officinale cultivar Zhangliang chromosome 5A, Zo_v1.1, whole genome shotgun sequence genome, TTGCAAACAGGCTTAAGGGCAATGTCTGCTCACACAGTGTTTAGGTTAAAAAAACAAACTAAAGCAGCAATCTGCATTCAGGTACCTTTTTCTCGTCCAGAGTGTTTAGTGTTTTAATTATTGTGCTTAAGGGTAATATTGTTGTGTATGTATTGAGCTGCTAATCtagtatttttctattttttccaaTTGTAGTCTTGTTGCCGTAGTCATAGAGACTATTTATATTACAAGAGATTGCAGAAGGCCACACTTACCTATCAATGTGCATGGAGACAAAGGCTTGCTAGAAGAGAGCTGAGAAAACTAAAAATGGTATGGTTCCTAAATCTTACTATTGTTCACTCTGGCCCTCTTTGAAATTTATCTGTTTAGAATGTATACTGATTAAAACCATAATGGGAGTTTGGTTAGTGGTATCTTAAATTGCCATGAGAATAACATGTTTGGTTCACACAGTATAATATGTTTGATTCGATAAATGCATTTATAGGAATGTGACAGTGATCTTTTTAATTTTTGGCATCCCTTTATTGCGTGATAActtcaaattttcatttaattattttttatttcaacaacatactttgaaaatataaaatagtGAGAGTCAATCATACAAAAATGTAATAtagtaaatataatataatatctgGCTTGATCAGATGCATATATTTCTCATCAAGCTCTATGCATGGTATATCACTAGTAATATTTAAATTACTTAAATCTTATAATTTAATGTATATTTCTATATATAAAAGGAGATGAGAATTTGTCTGAAGGAATAATGCACCTCCACAAGTGGTGAAGTATAGGATTACCTACCTATTTATATGTAATTCCATGTTTCTGGACGTGTGATTCCACTAGCATGTGAGACTCCTCAAAATCTGAAAATCGAAGATAGAAAATTCCTGAACCAAACAAAGCAAACATTCCTTCAAAATCTTCCTGCAAATTTTATGTGATTCAACAAATCAAATTTGCCTAAAAGAGTTTAGTTGACCTTTCTATTATCAAAGATATATTGACTTTATGTGGTGGAGTCAAGATAGTTTGACTTTCAGCTGGTTATTCCATAGGCTGCCAGGGAAACAGGAGCTCTGAAAGAGGCAAAAGACAAGCTTGAGAAGCGGGTTGAGGAGTTAACTTGGCGTTTACAGTTGGAGAAACGTCTAAGAGTAATTATTCTCTTTAAAGTTGATTGTTTACTGAGTTTATGATTTCAGGTAGATGCAACTATTTACAGTCTTAGATATAGATATGGTTGTGTTCTGAATGCAATATATCCATTTTACAAGTTGAAATAGTGCTACCTTGAGTATGCAGACTGATCTGGAAGAGTCAAAAGTGCAAGAAGTGGCCAAGTTACATTCTGTGTTGTCTGAGGTGCAACTAGAACTTGAAGAGGCCAAGTCAATGCTTACTCGGGAGCGTGATGCCGCACGAAAAGTTATTGAAGAAGCACCTCCTGTTATTAAAGAGACCACTATCCTGGTTCAAGACATGGAAAAAATCAACTCATTGACAGCTCAAGTTGAACGGTTGAAGGTAATCGTCAATTTTCATCTGGTAGTATTACTCCATGGATGAAAAAGTGAATATGTTAGATATTATGATGAAGATAAGAAAAGTTTTGCAACTTATCCACTAATATAGAGAAATATTTATCTTTTGTGGAAACACTTGTAGTTATTCTTCTTTCTGGAATTGTAAATTCAGGATTAGCATATCAGTAAATTTTGTTATGATGAATGCTTTAGATACTTGATAATTTATTTGTGTTTGCATATCAGGATTTACTTTATAATTTCTTCCTTCTCTTATTATCATGATAGGATTTATTGCAAACAGAAAAGCTGGAAAGTAGTGCAGCCAAGAAAGCTTACAGCGAGGCACAAGAAAAAAATAATGAACTCATTAAGAAAGTTGAAAATGCTGAAACAAATGTTAATCAGCTTCAAGATAGTATTCGGAGGTGCTATTTCTTGTTTAATGAGTAGTGGCATACTCTCCTTTTTTACGTCAGCAAGCTAACATGAAATCAGTGTTTTTTTTATAGTAGAAGTAAAACATCTGAATGCTTTGTCTCCCTAGTTTCTACCACATCTCTGTTTGTAATTGAGATAGTAACTTGCCTTCTGTCTGCTAAAACAGGCTTGAAGATAAAGTATCAAATCTGGCATCGGAGAATCAAGTGCTTCGCCAGCAAGCACTTTCCATATCACCAACTAGCAGAGCATTGGTTATGCATCCAAAAGCAACTATCTTCCCTGTACATACTGTTACTTTAGTGCATATTGATTACTACCTCCTAATATCTGACCTCCATTTGTCTGTGACTTTGTGTCACAGAGAACGCCAGAGAATAACAATGTTCTGCATGGAGAAACAAAACTTGCATtggtaaataaaattttcttttattcattCAACATTGTGAGATGTGGCTTACCTTTATCTGATAAGAAAAGGATAACAATGACTTGTTTTCTTTCCCCAATTATGAGAATATTTGTAGGATTGGAGTCCTGCATTACCAAATCCCAAGAATCTTGAAATTGATGAAAAACCACAAAAGTCACTGAGTGAGAAGCAGCAGGTAGATTTTTGATCAAATTCCTAGGATGTTATATTGATGTTGCTATCCTGAGACTATCCTTGTGTCCTTTCTGGAACcggataattaaatttttgttgTCTTCAGGAAAGTCAGAACTTGCTTCTTAAGTGCATCTCTGAAGAGCTAGGATTCTCCAAGAGTAGACCTGTTGCTGCTTGTCTTGTATATAAATGTCTCCGCGAGTGGAGATCTTTTGAAGTTGAAAGGACTGGTATTTTTGATCAAATAATCCAAGCAATAGGTTCAAAACTTGAGGTATCTTATCTTTTCTGTGCACGTTAAGTCACATTTTGTTTTTTGGTACCTCAAACTCAAGATAGTGTATGCAGCTCTTTACTTCTTTGTGTTTAGTCCGTAATAAAGAAACAGCACGTGTTTCTAATTAAATTCTATCTTATGAAGTATCTCTTTTTTGGTTAATGTTTCAGGATAACATCAATGTATTATCTTACTGGTTGTCCAATACATCTACCCTATTGCTGCTTCTACAACGCACACTGAAAGCAGGTGGCATGGGAAGTTTTACTCCTCATAGGCGGAGAACATCGGTTCCTGTATTTGGAAGGATGTCTCAAGTAAAACAGTTACTGCTTTGTCATGTTTCTTCCGGAATTAAATTCGCATATTCTCAATTTCaaactgatttattttaattttcaatataatTTTTTGAGGGAATTCGAGCATCTCCTCATAGTGCTGGGCCTCTTTCCCTGAATGGTCGCATGGTTGGTGGATCAAATGACTTGCACCAAGTCGAAGCTAAATATCCAGCTTTGCTTTTCAAGCAACAACTTACTGCATTTCTTGAGAAAATTTATGGAATGATAAGGGACAACTTAAAGAAAGAGATATCTTCTGTCCTTGGCTCTTGTATACAGGTACTCTCGGGCAAGTAATATTTTGTCCTTAAAATCTATTTACTATTACACAATTTGACAGAGCTTTTGGCTTTATTCAAGTTGTTGAGAGTGAAATGTTCTAATGATGCAAAATATGCAGGCTCCAAGGACATCCCGTGCAAGCTTAGTCAAAGGAATACGTTCACCAGGAAATGCGGCGGCCCAACAAGCCCTTATGGGACATTGGCAAAGTATTGTGACGAGTTTAACAAACTACATGAAACCACTTAAAGCTAATTATGTAAGTTTGAGTAGAGTTTGGCACATCAATATTTTACTCTTTCGGTATTGTTTGATTCAACATCCTAACCTGTTCATCTTTGTAGGTCCCTCCATTCCTAGTTCGGAAGTTGTTTACCCAAATATTTGCTTTCATCAACATTCAACTATTCAATAGGTAGATAGTAGATTCGACTATGTAGTTCCTCGCTTTTAACTTTTCAGTCTGGTCATAATCCTTCTGCAAGAAGATATGCCAATATGTATTTCCAATTTTGTAGTCTTCTTCTGAGGCGTGAGTGCTGCTCGTTTAGCAATGGGGAATATATTAAATCAGGACTTACTGAATTAGAACGTTGGTGCAGTGATGCAACTGAAGAGGTGATCCCCGTTCCTTTTAAAAGTCGTCCAAATGACCTTAagctaaaatattatttttcatgcAGTATGCAGGTTCTTCATGGGATGAGTTAAAACATATTAGGCAGGCTGTTGGATTCCTGGTAAATTATCTTTTAGCAAACCACACACTTGCAAAAGCATATTGAATAATTATACATGTTATCTTGTAACTACTCTTTAagatatttatttaaattatcttgTGGTATAGGTTTTACATCAGAAACCAAAGAAGGCACTGAAGGAGATAACTCAAGATTTATGCCCAGTTGAGACCACTCATAAATATTCTAAGTTTCAGTCATTTGGATTCTCTGTAATGAACTTTATGTGGTCTGATTTGGTTCAGGTTCTTAGCATACAACAGTTATACAGAATCAGTACTATGTACTGGGATGACAAATATGGCACACGCAGTGTTTCATCAGAGGTTTGATTTAGCTTAGCTGGATATGTTCTCAATTAACTTTTCTGAATATATAATATATACACACATAATTTAGTCTTTAACATACATAAATTTCATATTGACACATTAGAATAGATATGTTCTCCTATGCAAAATATTTCATCCCATAGCTTTGCCTTTAGGACAATCATCTAATTGAGTGAAAGACTGATGGCATATACCTTATTTTGCTAATGATTCAAATAGTTGTATCACACATCTAGGCCTTTTATCAAATGAAGGTAGAGTCAACTTTGTATTTTACAGATTATTTCAAGTATGAGACTTATGATGACCCAGGATTCTTCCAGTAATTCTTTCTTGTTAGATGATGACTCCAGGTAAGCCTAAAAACTTTTCTGCTGTTCCACATTTCAGTTACTATAAACTATATTTACATTCTCCTTTGATGCAGCATTCCATTTTCGGTAGACGATGTCTCAAAGTCGATGACAGAAATAGATATAGCAGATATTGATCCACCGCCTTTCATTCGCCAAAATTCAGGCTTCGCATTTCTGGCACAATGAAAGTAGCAGCTGTCGTCCTCGTGTTTATCCACTGCCGTGCCTCTTCGCCTGTGCGTAAATATTCCAACCGTATCGTCAAGTAAACAGGTTACCTGGTAGCACTGCTGTGCCTCTTCGCCTGTGCGTAAATATTCCAACCGTATCGTCAAAGTAAACAGGTTACCTGGTAGCACTTCCTATTTGGGTTTAATGTGCTTTCATTTTTGTTGAAAAGTTTTGTCCACGTTTGAGGTGTATTTCTGACCGTCGACTTAGAACTGCTATTGAAGATTCACTGAACGAAGTTGATTATTCATTCCACAGATTCTTCATGTAGTTCAGTCGTTCGGCAAATTTCTGGCTATTGTATATGTAAATTACAGCTCAAGCAAGAAAAATGTTGtcgacttcttttcttcttttatcgAATGTTCAGGTTTGAATTTTTGCGGTTAAGGCCGGCCTTCATATGTATTTTCATAACCAATGTGTTGGGGCGCGCAATCAGATATATTGGGTTTGTGAGTTATCTGTCATGagtatttttttatttgtcttttcTAATGGGTGTAGTGGTTAGCgtatgaggtgttgtcacaatgAAATTTAAGGTTCGAATTTCGGTGAAATTGAGGTAAATACTtttcttatgtgctagtcactattacAAAGGTTAGTAGCTGTTTGtgatttattttctttgtgtTGATCCTAGGACGGATTGGTAGAGGCATTAGGGATGAGTGTATTCGTCTTTTTTTTGTCACAATgagtatttttaatttatttgtatgatCGATGAAAAATTTTGTAAGATCAGTCTGGTTATCAGGATTAATTTGGTTTGTCTTTGTTTTTTCATAATTGGTGCGGAtgttttaacatatatatttcatgATTTGAATAATGGTGAACTtgattataatattatttatgtatattttattctagtattttgtttttaaaaaaattgagtaaTTTATAATGGGgtaaaaaaatgattttcaatatataaaaaatatagacttcgatcaaatttaaatattcctGATATGAATAAATAATCAGCATTATTGAAATTATAATTACTAATACAATTCCTTATAATTATTAATACAATTCCAACTTAGGAATCTTTTTTCTCCACCTTGTTCCCGTACTATCACCACAAAAtcgaatttaagaaaaattttggTTCAGTTATTTtggtattgatttttttaaaaaaaaacttgattttttttttgaataatttcggttttgatttttaaattcataATAAATCGAAATATAAAAAATCGTAAATCTCTAATAATTTGGTGattgtaagaaaaaaaaaactctattttaaatctCTCATATGATTGGAAACTCAGTCTCTAATGCTATGTTTATTCTCAAGCGTggataaaaaaaggaaaaaaatttatgaTGAAAAATTATCCttggagaaagagaagagaaaggataaaaaaaacaaaaaaaccccTTCCTTTGTATTCTTATTTATCTTCATTAAGGAAGATAGATACATGCGATgtaattttataaacaaaaaatGATACATGTATCATTTTTTTGGTACATTGTGtaattttataagttaaaaagggtacatgcgtcattattttttggtatatggtgtaattttgtgaataaAAAGGAtatatgcgtcattttttttccatccgttgttttccgtccgattttgaggtgatcgattttgaCTCCAAAATCATTCATGGATGGATTGTGTTTCTCTTCCATCTGAAAATTTCGATGAAATAAACGATGGAAACTTTTCCACTACAGAAACTTTTCCTTAGTTTTGATTTCCGCTCTCTGAAGTAAACAGAGGATAAAAATGATTTGAGGGGATGGTGCCGTGTGGGCCGCCTTCATAATGGGCCTTACAATCAAATGGGCCTGaatattcattttaatttatcctAATTTAACGAAAGATAAGCTGCTAAATTAACTATGATTACTTGTACCAGCTTAAGCTTCAGTTTCATCACCAATTAAATAAGAATTTTGTACACGAAATCTCGATAGATAGATTAAAAGAAAAGCTTCCAGCCATCCTACATTATAATTCACATTGCTGGAGAAGATAGCCAAGTGATGAGTTTACCATATCTAGAGACAATAGATGATGCATAGTTTTAGGCACTCAAACCCCTCTGGAGAGAACTCCAAGGATTGGCAGGAATGCTAGCACAAGCTTGTGCGGAAACCTTCGCCATTGTCTCTTCGTCGACACCTGCATTGCAGATGTTCGATAAAGAGCGCGTGTGTTTCATCCCATACTCTGAGAGAGATCCACAGTGCCTCTCGAAAGTCCTCACCTAAAGAATTGAGGTAAGTTATAAGGAATGAATTGAGTTTCAATTCTAGATTCTGTATTTTATCGAACAGTGATGCTCACCATGGACCGGAGGCAGGACCAATCATCCACTAAAGGCTGGCCTGCAGGACGAACCATTTGCAGCACTTCTGGACCTCGCTCGGCGCCAAACAACAAGTTCCCAATGAGTTCTACACTAGCATCTATATGCAAGCGATGAGCCATTACATCAAGTAATTCCTTGTGGGCATCATGTTTCTGGGATGAGCCTAGAGGTGCCCTTTGATACTTCACGAAGGCAATAGAGGATTTTAGTCACCAACAACTAAACATCAAAATTAAGACCACAAGGCAGCAAGAGAATTGAAAGCACATGTAATGCAAACCAACCTTGTGCCAAAAATATACCAGATCGGCATCCCGTTGGTTAACAGC is a window encoding:
- the LOC121979221 gene encoding myosin-17-like isoform X2 — encoded protein: MFLLLLMLLIGNRAMINEGKSNSILVSGESGAGKTETTKLLMRYLAYLGGRTGIEGRTVEQQVLESNPVLEAFGNAKTVRNNNSSRFGKFVEIQFDKNGRISGAAIRTYLLERSRVCQINDPERNYHCFYLLCAAPHEDIKKYKLGSPSSFHYLNQSKCVKLDGVDDAEEYIAIRRAMDIVGISEQEQEAIFRVVAAILHLGNVDFAKGPEIDSSAIKDEKSRFHLNMTAQLLMCDAGSLENALIKRVMVTPEEIITRTLDPASAIVSRDGLAKTIYSRLFDWLVEKINVSIGQDPDSKHLIGVLDIYGFESFKCNSFEQFCINFTNEKLQQHFNQHVFKMEQEEYTKEEIDWSYIEFVDNQDVLDLIEKKPGGIIALLDEACMFPKSTHETFAQKLYQTFKTNKRFVKPKLSRTDFTICHYAGEVTYQANHFLDKNKDYVVAEHQDLLNASTCPFVSGLFPPLPEETSKSSKFSSIGSRFKLQLQALMETLSSMQPHYIRCVKPNNVLKPAIFENFNVIQQLRCGGVLEAIRISCAGYPTRRSYYEFFHRFALLALEFMEENYDDKIACLKILDKMGLKGYQLGKSKVFLRAGQMAELDARRAEVLGRAARTIQRQTRTYIARKEFLVLREATIQLQTFCRGQLACKLFEQMRREAAALKIQKNYHCYIARKSYLALKTSAVTLQTGLRAMSAHTVFRLKKQTKAAICIQSCCRSHRDYLYYKRLQKATLTYQCAWRQRLARRELRKLKMAARETGALKEAKDKLEKRVEELTWRLQLEKRLRTDLEESKVQEVAKLHSVLSEVQLELEEAKSMLTRERDAARKVIEEAPPVIKETTILVQDMEKINSLTAQVERLKDLLQTEKLESSAAKKAYSEAQEKNNELIKKVENAETNVNQLQDSIRRLEDKVSNLASENQVLRQQALSISPTSRALVMHPKATIFPRTPENNNVLHGETKLALDWSPALPNPKNLEIDEKPQKSLSEKQQESQNLLLKCISEELGFSKSRPVAACLVYKCLREWRSFEVERTGIFDQIIQAIGSKLEDNINVLSYWLSNTSTLLLLLQRTLKAGGMGSFTPHRRRTSVPVFGRMSQGIRASPHSAGPLSLNGRMVGGSNDLHQVEAKYPALLFKQQLTAFLEKIYGMIRDNLKKEISSVLGSCIQAPRTSRASLVKGIRSPGNAAAQQALMGHWQSIVTSLTNYMKPLKANYVPPFLVRKLFTQIFAFINIQLFNSLLLRRECCSFSNGEYIKSGLTELERWCSDATEEYAGSSWDELKHIRQAVGFLVLHQKPKKALKEITQDLCPVLSIQQLYRISTMYWDDKYGTRSVSSEIISSMRLMMTQDSSSNSFLLDDDSSIPFSVDDVSKSMTEIDIADIDPPPFIRQNSGFAFLAQ